The region TATTGATAATCAAGGGTGGTTTTGACATTTGCTTTTCACCGCTTGCCATTTGAGAAACCTGAATTTGTGCAACCTGTACTGTGTCAATAGTTTTGCCCTGAGCAGTCAATTTCATCGACGGACTGATGGATAAGTATTGATTTCTATAATAAAAGATATAGTTTAACTTGCCAAGTTGGTTGTTGAAGTGCAGCATACCGTCGGTATCAAAAATACCATCCACTTGCTTTTTTAGTAAGTTTGTATTTTCTGCTATTATCCTTTTTTCATTCAAGCCGTAGGTCACTAAGCTATTGTTCTTTTTAATATAACTAGTAAGTCTTAATGCAACAGTTGTAGCATCCATTGGTTCAGCTAGTGTAAAATAGGGTATTTTTCCTAATTGGCTCGTAGCTTTCCAATCCTTCATTTTTCCTTTGAATATTGAACGTACTGTTCCATCTGTCACGAAAAAATAAGGAGAAACTATCTTTAATTTGATATCCCTAAAAGGAAGTTGGGGTTGATCAAGTTGCACTTTTACGCGATTTTTAGATTTTAATGCGGTATCAATTTTTGTTATATACAGCGGTGTAGTATAATTTCCCAAGTAGATTGTGTCCTTATCGAAACCTGCAAAATAATATGAATTTATTTTGAGGTCATATTTGTTATATGCAGGTTCAGCGTGGGACGGAAAGCGGCGAATAAAATTATTTCGTTTGTGGATAATGTCTTCAGAAATTAAAAACAGCACTAGTACTGAAGTTATACTTAATAAAGCTGCAACAGTTAATGCTATTGAAAATTGAAGTTTTTTCATTTTTGTAAGCCAATTTCTTTGGTCTGGATAGGTGAGTATTAGTCCTAAAAGAGCTAACAAAATAAATGCGATATTGAATATCAAGTGCTCAGTCCAACCAAGATCCTGTAAAATTCCACCACAGGAACAAGGGATATTTGAACTAAAATTTAAGATGATGAAAATATAAGCTGTAAAGGCAATCATTAGACAGAACGATGCAAATAACCCGTTTATCCTCCATTGTGGAAAAATTAACATTAGAACTATTATCAGCTCTAAAATTGGCACACCAATAGCGACATATCCTGCAAATGCGCTCAGTAATGGAGATTGACCAAGTTTAATACTAAAATCATTGTAATCAAGAATTTTACTGATGGCAGCATAAGTAAAAAGGAAAGCATAGCTGTAGCTTACAAAAATTACAATACCATTTTTTATGTTCTCAGCGTATTTCATAACAATTTCTATTGATTTTATACTGTAAAATTCTAATAATTAAATCATTACGCTATTTCGTTTCGGGAGTATTTGTATGCAAAAAGCTAAATGTTAGCCAAAATGATTATTCATTAGTAATACGATTGTCTCGCTGGAGTGTACTTGGCAAGTAATTAAATCGTTTTTTGAATGATTTGTAAAAGTTGACGTAATTAGGAAAACCGCTCATTATCGCTATTTCATTTATAGGAATGCTGCTTTGTTCAATCAGAAGATGTGCTTTTTTGAGTCTCTGTTCATTATAAAATTGAAAAATACTAGTATTATAAAAATGGCGGAAACTTTTTTTAATTTTAAATTCATTGGTTCCAAACATTATAGATAGCTCTTTTACACTTGGTAAGGGATCTTCCAAATTCATTAAAATGTATTCGGATACTCTTTGAGCCAATATTGCAGCTGATTCTGTTGGTGAATCAATATTTCCTATAAGATTTGCCTTTGCATTATGTAGGCTAATGGTTGAGGTATTTATTATAAACTTGTTCGTATATACTAATCTGGAAATGGTACAAAAAGAAGGAATTGCTTGTTTGTCAGGACTAATAAAAATAAGTTGTTGCGTTGTACTGAAATTACCATCTTTTCTGAGTTGATTTTTTATTTGATCCCATTGATGGTGAGATTGTCCGGAAAGCATTTCTTTGAAATCCATTCCTAGTAAGTTTTCAGATGCATGTTTTATAAATATAGGAGCATCAGAAGTAAAGGTTTTGATCTTAAAGTTGTTGTTCAAAAGCAACGTTATATGTACTAAGTTTCGGTAGCAGTAAGAAGGATTTTCGCTACCGGAATTTAATTGGATAAGATGTAATTCGTCGGCAAATTTATTTAACATTTTAGATATTTTGCCGAGTTCGTCGTTTGGATCAGTTACTAAGATTCTAAAGGCAAGATTACCGGATGCCATCTGAAAAAGCATTTGGTAAATCGCCTTAATGCGCTGCGGTGTAGTTTGATTTTCCATTAAGTTATATAGTGAGGAATTAATTGCGGAATAGCAAGACAAGTGCTTGAAAAGACAGACAAAACTATATAATGTAATTTTTATTTGCTAAAAGTATAGTGTGCAATTCGCGAATTACATATGCTTAATTCGCGAATTACACACCCTATTTTTGGAGCGTTTTTACATTCGGAATATAGCCTAAATAAAGAAGAGTACTCTTTGAACTAGGGTTTTATAATTTATTAAAGCCAGTGTTTTTTTAAAGCTTTTAAGCATCTGTTTATCACTCAGCCCAGCACCCCCGCTGCCTGAAGTCTCCCGCCTTCGGCCTAATGCGAAACACTTCTCATCATTCGCCATTTACAACCCACAACCCACAACTCACAACTCACAACTCACGACTCACAACCCACAACCCACAACCCACAACCGACAACCGACAACCCACAACTCACAACTCACAACTCACATCTCACAACCCACAACCCACAACCCACAACCGACAACTCACAACTCACAACCCACGACTCACAACTCACAACCCACAACCGATAACCGATAACCGACAACCCACAACCCACAACTCACAACCGATAACCGATAACCGACAACTCACAACTCACAACTCACAACTCACAACTCACATCTCACAACCCACATCTCACAACCCACAACCCACAACCCACAACTCACAACTCACAACCCACAACCCACAACCCACAACCGACAACCGACAACCCACAACTCACAACTCACAACTCACAACTCACAACTCACATCTCACAACCCACAACCCACAACCCACAACCGACAACTCACAACCCACAACCCACAACTCACATCTCACAACTCACAACTCACATCTCACATCTCACAACCCACAACCGACAACCCACAACCGACAACTCACAACCCACAACCGATAACCGACAACCCACAACTCACATCTCACAACCCACAACCCACAACCCACAACCGACAACCGACAACTCACAACCCATCCCGATAACTATCGGGGCTCACAACTCACAACCCACAACCCACAACCGACAACTCACAACCCACGACTCACAACTCACAACTCACAACCCACAACTCACAACCGATAACCGATAACCGACAACTCACAACCCACAACTCACACCTCACAACACATAATAAAAAAAACACCCTAATCCAAACGGATAGGGCGTTTTAATCAACCTGAATAGCCTAAAAAAAACTAACCTAGACTATTTCTTGCGCTTCTTCATACCATTTTTCAAGACCAAAGAAATAATAAAACTAACAACAGTGCCAATAATAGCAAGCAATACAGTTTTCAAAACATCTTCAGAGCTTAAATTGGGTAACACACTCAAGAAAGTACCACCAGCGGTAGTACACCATGTCGAATTAGGGACTGTCATAAGCATCTTCATTATAAGTAGTAATCTGACTCACTACCGACAGAACACCGCCTGCAACAGCCAAATAACCACCAATGCTACTGATGACAACAGGCAAAGCAATAGGTGCTGCCAAAATAGTACCGCCTATACCAGCCAGAGACAACCCAATAGTGCGTAGCACTTTAAAAAACTTCGGTGTGGGAGCTTTTGCTCTTTTTAATACATTCATAATAATTTCATTTTAAGATTTTACAATTAAGCGTACAATCTGATTTTCGTTCAAAACAGCATAAACCACATCTTTCAGCTTACAAAAGGCTTTTCTGGACATCAGGCCTAAACCCGAGCCACAAAGTGTCGTTACAGGGGCAATACAGCCTTGCAATTCTTGCTGGGCATTATTGGCAGGATGAATGAGAATCAAACTCCTGCTGGGGACATTAATAATCTCCAAATGCCATCGAAATTTACTGCTGTAACGCCTCTTGATAAAATATTCCCCTTCCGGAATGCAGGAAACTGTTGCTTGGTTTTCTTTCCAAGGCAATTCAATAGTATGACAGATGAATTGACCCTCCTGTTCAAGTTTACCATTAGTTCCGTCAGGGAAATAAGTTCTGGATAGTACCAAGATCATCTTATAATCCGCTTACTTGTACTAAGGCGAGGGGATTATTAGCTCCATTTTTTAAGGAGTACATCTGCCCATTGACTTCTTGATAAAACGCAATACCCAAAGCAAGAAACAAAGGTTTTGTACTCGCTGGAGTAACAGAATTACTTTGACTAATGGGAGCAGTAGCAACAGCATCCCAAGGCAGTAGAGCAGTTTCAGAATGGGATACTACAAACTTTTCTGCTTCAAAATCAATCTCAGCTGCTGCCGAAACAATTTTGTAATGGGTAGTGCCACCTGGCGCGGCAATCATGTTTATCGGGATAAAAGGAGCAAGGCTTATGCTCAAATCACCGCTGCTACGATCAATACTGCTTTCAAAAGGAGCAAATAAGATAGTGCCTAATTTTCCTGTGATATTAAAATCAAAACCACTCAGTAGTTCTGCTTCACCGTCAATAACATTGCGCAATCCCCTGGCA is a window of Flavobacterium acetivorans DNA encoding:
- a CDS encoding MauE/DoxX family redox-associated membrane protein, which codes for MKYAENIKNGIVIFVSYSYAFLFTYAAISKILDYNDFSIKLGQSPLLSAFAGYVAIGVPILELIIVLMLIFPQWRINGLFASFCLMIAFTAYIFIILNFSSNIPCSCGGILQDLGWTEHLIFNIAFILLALLGLILTYPDQRNWLTKMKKLQFSIALTVAALLSITSVLVLFLISEDIIHKRNNFIRRFPSHAEPAYNKYDLKINSYYFAGFDKDTIYLGNYTTPLYITKIDTALKSKNRVKVQLDQPQLPFRDIKLKIVSPYFFVTDGTVRSIFKGKMKDWKATSQLGKIPYFTLAEPMDATTVALRLTSYIKKNNSLVTYGLNEKRIIAENTNLLKKQVDGIFDTDGMLHFNNQLGKLNYIFYYRNQYLSISPSMKLTAQGKTIDTVQVAQIQVSQMASGEKQMSKPPLIINKTSAVYSNLLFIKSQRIGRYEDNRILKEASIVDVYNLANGSYVGSMYIYNIDNQEMKSFRVNGNKLYALSGKYLSVNRISKKITDTYDVPNKTLQ
- a CDS encoding helix-turn-helix domain-containing protein — protein: MENQTTPQRIKAIYQMLFQMASGNLAFRILVTDPNDELGKISKMLNKFADELHLIQLNSGSENPSYCYRNLVHITLLLNNNFKIKTFTSDAPIFIKHASENLLGMDFKEMLSGQSHHQWDQIKNQLRKDGNFSTTQQLIFISPDKQAIPSFCTISRLVYTNKFIINTSTISLHNAKANLIGNIDSPTESAAILAQRVSEYILMNLEDPLPSVKELSIMFGTNEFKIKKSFRHFYNTSIFQFYNEQRLKKAHLLIEQSSIPINEIAIMSGFPNYVNFYKSFKKRFNYLPSTLQRDNRITNE
- a CDS encoding DUF5675 family protein, translating into MILVLSRTYFPDGTNGKLEQEGQFICHTIELPWKENQATVSCIPEGEYFIKRRYSSKFRWHLEIINVPSRSLILIHPANNAQQELQGCIAPVTTLCGSGLGLMSRKAFCKLKDVVYAVLNENQIVRLIVKS